A stretch of DNA from Gimesia chilikensis:
TCTTTTTCTCCTACCGATCCAGTGTGCGAATTTGAAAGGGTGTCTTATTGGGAAAAAAAATTGAATGAAGTGCTCTGTCCAGTAGGGGCTGTATTTCGGAGAGCAACTCTGTGCATCGGCGAGTCCGGGGCATATTACCTGATTTCCGATGTCGGAGTTTACCTGGCTGGAGAAACACTATTAGACAGCATGAACTGTCTCATCGCGGCTTCGACTAAGCCCACTGAAGTACTTCCTGCACCAGAAAGTGAGTGAAGAAGAGAATTGACAGTATAGAAATAATTTCGACCAATTTAAACCAGTTCAAAGTCACTGCTTTGTTTTGCTGTCACGTCAGTCTTCACCTTGCCAGACAGAGGATGATAGCGGAATAGTGAAGGAGCCACAGAGAGGGCTGTAGATCGAAAGAACACCAAGATGAGAGCAAGTATATGGATATCAATACATCTCTAAGCAAACTCGCCGACTCTACACCCGAAGGTAGGATTCGCCTGTTTGCCTGCGATTGCTGCAGCCGACTCATTCCTGTTTTTCCTGACTTGGACCTAGAAAAGCTAATTCTGTTTGGTCAGAACCGAAGTTCGGGGAAAACTGATCAGGACTCGTTACTCTCTTTGCGAAATCATTTTGGCAAAATCTATAATTCACTTTACCCTGGGTATGGTGATCCGTCGCCCAAAACTCTTGCTTTGAGTTCGGCGGGTGAAGTCGCATTTACCGATTCTTCACTTGACGCAGCAATTAACGCACTGGAATTCTCGGCAGATGCAATTGCAAAGAAAGCTGCATACAACGCAACCGACACTGAGTATGACAGAGTGTATGACGACGCCTATGCACTTGAGCGAGGAGCTCAGTCTGGAATGCTGCATCGTTTCTTTGGTGTCTGACCTTGCCCTTAACCGCATCCAGAAATTGATCTATTAATCAGGAACCTGGTTCCGAAGTCTGATTTACTTACTCATTCAATGTCAGTGATCAGCAGCCAGTGGCAGTAATTTACAAGCCGGACTATTCCTGCTCGGTCCCGCCCGGTTTGGCTAACGAGTATTGCCAGATGCGACCTGTGCCGCCTAATGGGAGTGTTTCTTCCGCTTCCCCGGCGACGATTGTCGCGATGGATGCGCATTGATCGTCGAGGACCTCCTGGTAAACCAGTGTTTTGTCCTGCCGGTAAACGTAGAGTACGGAACGCAGCCAGCTCTGGACTTCGACCACGACAGCAAGAAATTCCGGTTGTTCCTCCGCAAATCGCACAAGGGTTCCTCGTACAGGACGCGATGCAGGGAGACGGGACCAAAGCGGACGAACATCGGGCGGCAGCGGCTCTGGCCAACGGGCGGCATACGGCGGATGTGATTTTCACCGCGATCTGTCTGGCGACGGACCATGTGGATGATCAGGAGTTTCTGTTCGCGGATCAATCATTGACCGACTGGTTGCCTGACTTTCGGGGGCGGATGATTCCCCACCCGTATTACGTGAAGCCGTTCCTGGTGAACCAGGCAATGGACGCCCGGCGGCAACTGCATCCCCTCAAGATTAATGAGACCAGATACGAAACCGGCTATGGCATGGGGACGCCGTTCGAACTGGACTTCGTGCTGGCCCCGGGGAATGTTTTCAAGCGGTTTACGTGCGATGTCGGACTGCATCCCACCGCGGGTAAGAAGGGAGCAGTTATGTTCGCGGTCGAGGCGAACGGCAAGGAACTGGTTCGCACCAGACCGCTGCGTGTGGGGGATGAACCCGTCCAACTGGACGTCCCCCTGCCCTCGGCAGAGGTCTTGAAACTGTCGCTGAAGACAATCGCCGACGAAGGTTCCGAGCCAAGCCATAACCTGGCGGTGTGGGGACAGCCGGTGTTGAAGACTGAGTAGGTGCTGTAGAGGACAAATGAGAGATGCCAAAAATAGTGAGCATTTCAGACGCGACTCAACCGGTGTTGGAGGTGTTTCCAGCTAGTGTTTCCAGCCACTTGAAAACCTTCAATTGACCTCCCCCTGTCAGAAAAAAGTTGACAGTTGAAATTGCGCAGTCGATAATCGGGGTCCAGTCACTGTTCAAATATCTCTGATCAATCGCTACGGAGAGCAGTTCCAGGACGGCTATCGCCGTGAAAGGGAGATGCCATGCTTCGTCTTCTCGCCTCCACTGTTTTGTATGTACTCGGGAATGCTATTGGAATCGTCGTGGCTGCCCAGTTGTTGCCTGGCTTCTCCATCGACTTCTGGTCAATCGTCATCGTCGCGGCGATCTTCACGCTGATCGTAGTTGTGATCACTCCCCTGCTGATTAAGATCTCGATCAAAAACGTACCTCAGATGAGCGGCGGCGTCGCCCTGGTCGCAATCCTGGTCGGTCTGATCGGAACCAGCATGTTTTCCGATGGACTGAAAATCTCCGGCCTCACCACCTGGATTCTCGCGCCGTTGATCATCTGGGTCGTCGCTTTGATCGCAGGGCTGGTGCTGCCGTTGTTCCTTTTCAAGAAGACACTGGAAAAGGTGAAGGAGTCCTGAGCGACGTCAGCGGGATCACTTTTCACTCAGCGCATTAAAAAAGCCAGAAGCATTACTGAGAGAATGCTCCTGGCTTTCTTTCATAAGTAACGGTGGAGGACTCGGACTCCCGACACGCGGATTATGATTCCGCTGCCCAAAATCATAACCTCCCAACGAGTAACGAGAAACAACAACTGCAAAAAGTCGTTTACACCTCGATTTACACCACAGACTCTAACTTGTAGTTCATTTTAGATTCATGGGGTGAATTACCAGATGACGCTAAACAAACAATTTTACGTATTGTGAAAATAGTTCACAGTCAATTAAAGAGTTAACTAGTTTCATAAATGGGTCGAATTACAGGACGTCTGAAGAAACAAATGAGTTTATTGTATGACGTTTTGCGTAACCGGGTGGCGACGGCTGACGTTGATTTCAAATTCGGCGTGAATCGCCACTCCGGTTCACGCTGTTGTTATGCAGCTACTCGAACCCTTTTTGATCTGCATAGCTGTCGACAGGATAGCACAGAAACGTACCGGCGTATTGGAGCGTTGCAGTTCCTTTGATTGCCCATTCCATGTGCTCGCTCAAGTCCCATGCCGGAACCACGTATGCGACGGCAACATTGGGAACCTCAGGATCCAGTCGGATGCTGTTGATCTTGATGTGCGGCCAGATTTCGCCGGGCTTGGCAATTTTGGGGAGAGACTCGTCGCCAATCATCTCGACCATGTCGCGATAGTGGCGAAAGCACGCCTTCTCGATCTTTGCTTTCAGGGGCGGTGTCCACTTGGGCATCTTCTTGAACATCGGGTGTGAGTAGTCAATTGGGGCGTTGTCGTCAGTTAGCTCGACGGGGATGTCGCAACCGAGAATTGGAATGTCAACCACCAGCGACGGTTTGTATCCCTTCTTCAGTTTTTGGGCGGTGACCTTATCAGCTGCTGCCGATGCCTCGGTGGGGCTCTTAAACGACTTGGTTTTTGTCTGTCCCTTTGAGCCGACTTTCCCGTAACGGACGGTGTAAGAACTCTCGTCGATAGAGATAGACCAGAACTTAGCTGACGAACCGTCGTGGAACTCGTACCAATTACGTGCGACCATCGCTTTGCTGCATAACTTGTTATTAACCTGCACGGCCTTGTTCTGATATGATGCCAGTATGCTGTACATGATACCGGTCGTAATTAGATTTTCAAGGCGTTACTCTATTCTTGATCTATGTTTACAGCAATTACTTGCTGATATTGAAAAAAAGAAAACACAACAAGGTGTAAAAAAACATGAAACTCATTGAGTAACACAATCAGAAAACGTTCGTTTTGGTTTTCTGTCCTGCATTTGACGAGTTTCGCAGACAAAAATGAGCTGTCTGAATGGTATGGACCGATTTCAGATCAGCCCGAAGTGACGCGATGCCGTTTAATGGTCGCTTAAAAACGCATTTGCGAAAACGCTTGAATAGATCGGACGAGGGCAAGAGTAATAACCAAGCTTAAGGAATATGACCAGCGTGATTCATGGACCCAGGTCAATTCTACAGGAATTCGAATCGATCAGATTATCTTAATTAATTAGACATATGTCTAAATGCGTATTGACCAAATATAGACGTATGTCTAAATTGGTGAGGTGTCTGATTCACCAGTTACTTCAGGAGATTTTCAATGGCAAAGAATTCCAGGAGTGGTCACTCCGATTCCCAGGATTTACCTGAGGCAGAGCTTGAAGTTCTGGCTTGCCTTTGGAATGCAGGTGCTTTGACGGCTGGCGAAATCCGAAATCAATTAGAGTCATATCGACCGATGGCTCATGGTTCGGTGCTTACACTGCTCAATCGATTGTCTGAAAAGAAGCTCGTGAAGCGAGAGAAGTCAGGACAAGGCAAATCATTTACTTACCGCGCGGCACGAGGTCCAGAATCCACTCATCGTCGAATTCTGCAGAAGCTCAGACAACGAATATTTGGCGGAAACTCAGTCGCCATTGTGGCATCCCTGCTGGAAAGTCACCCCACCAGTCCGGAAGAAATTGAGGAACTCAAGGCTCTCATCGAACGTCTTGAACAGAATCAGAAATTGGAGGACAAATAATGTCCGTTGATACCATTAATTCCGTGGCCGAGGCGTGGCTCTTTATTGTGATGCACATGTTTTGGCAGTCAACTGTCGTCGCATTGCTTGTCCTGGTAGTTGTTTGCTGGAAGGATCGTATTTCAGCAAATATTCGGTATGCTTTGCTGATGCTGGCTCTGATCAAGTTTGTTGTGCCACCGTTTTTTGCGATGCCGGGTGGGATTTTCAGTCAGTGGGAAATATCAAACGGTTCTTCGGTGGAAAAGACCTCGAGTATGGTTTCCGTACTCCCGCCAGAACGTGAGAACCTGGTAGTGCCGTCTTTTGAATCAGTAACACCTGGCAGAAATGATCTGCCTGTTCCTGTCCAGAATAACCCGAAGAAAGAAGTGAGATCGACTACTGAAATAGCTGAATCCCCGGTTTCGATAATACCCTCATCATCAGTAATCCAGCAGGAACCGACGGTCAGTATTAGTCCCATTGCCTGGTTAATGATCGGCTCCCTTATCGTAACCCTGGCGTTTCTGCTGTGGATGGCGAAAAGCAGTTTTCACCTGATGCGAATCATGGCCCGTTGTAAGGATGCAGATGGTTTAATGCTGGAAGAATTCAGAGAACTGACTCGATCAATGGGATTGCGCCGCCGCATACGTTTGCTTTTAAGTCCGGCCCCCGTGACTCCGATGGCATGTGGCCTGATTCGACCGACAGTCATTGTTCCCGCAGCAATGCTGGCTCAACTGTCGGCGACTGAGCAGCGTGCTGTTTTTGCACACGAACTGGCGCATCACCGTCGTTTTGATCCTGCTGCACTTTGGATTCAGGGTTTTATTCGCGCTCTCTGGTGGTTTCATCCATTGGTATGGATGTTGCATCGCAACATGCAACGCGTCCGAGAACAATGTTGCGATGATCTTATTGTGGTTGAGAATCTGGTTACGAAAGACGAATATTGTGCAGCATTAGTCCGTGCACTGGAGTGGTGCTCTGTGCGAACACAGATTTTGCAATTATCTGCTTTGCAGATGCGACCGCTTCAGTCTCGCATCACACGCGTCCTGAATCCACGGGTCCGTCGATCGGCCAGGTTATCAAAACTCGCCTGGGGAATCGCGATACTCTTGAGTGCAGCCATACTTCCAGGTCTTGCTTTACGGTCTGGAGACGCTGTAGCCGATGTTCTCGCAACGAACAAAAGTGAGCAGCAAGAGAATGACCAGGCAGTGATAGAATCGAATCCTGACCACGCCGAAATTGGTGGTTTGATTCTCGATGAGAAAGGTAATCCCGTAGAGGCAATCGTTTATTGCAGTCAGGTGATAAATAAAGTTGTTGACTTCCAGTCAACGACGACAGATGCAGATGGCCGTTTCCATTTTGATGATATTTCAGCAGATAGATGCGCATTAACAGTCGTTGCCGCAGGGAAAAGTTACACCGGCACGTACGTAACTGTTCAAGCAGGGCAGAACCAACGGAATCTGAAGCTCATTGTTTCTCGTCCCGAATCTCTGGTTCTTAATATCCAGGACAAGCAGGGAAAACCTGTTGCCGGAGTCGAGTTTTCCTACCTCAACTGGAATGTGAAGGGCGGAAGTCGATGGTGGCTTCAGCGGGAGTGGCTTGACCGAATGAAAATTGCCTGTCCCACATCAGATGCGGAGGGCAGACTTGTGATCGAAGGAATTCCAGCAGATGTCGATTGTAATGTGCTCGTCAAACACAAGGACTATGTCAACGGTTTAATCGAAAATGTCAGAACATCTAAAGAGAACACAATCACTCTGGATAAAGGAGTGCCTGTAGAAATTCAAGCAATCGAGGCAGAAACGGGGGAACCTGCGACAGAAGCCACCATCAGAATCACAGGTTATCCGAAAAGTATTAACGTAAGTAACGTTCCCGTAGATTCGGAAGGTAAGTATCGCACTCGATTCCCGATCATGTCTCATCGCGTATATATCAATGTGCGACATCCATCGCTGGCGACAACTGAATCAGCTCGAATACTTAGTGGAACGGCTCACAGTAAGTATGAATTCAAGCTATACCGTCGAGGAGCAGTGCGCGGACGTGTATTGAGCCCAGATAACCAGATGCCGTGTTCCGGAGTGCAGGTGCAACTCATCAGCAAGCGGGCAATTATTCTAAGTAGTTACACCGACAGTGAGGGACGCTTCGAAATGAACCCGCCATCCGGCAGGTTTGGAATTGTTGTTGGTTCAGGAAATGGTTTCTATGGGGAAGACAAGAATTGGAAAGACGTCCACATTAAACCTGGCGAAACGACGGAACTGGGAGATCTAAAAGCCAAACGGCTTCCGCTGATTCGTGGGATCGTGCTATTACCGAATGGCCAACCTGCCGTCAATGCATTGGTGATGCAGGGCGATCAGCAAACTCAGTCCGTCTTAACCGATGAGAATGGACGGTTCGAATTACAAATGGAGCATAAGCCATGGGTCGCACATATCATGGCGTGCCATTTGACTGAAAAGTTAAGCTCGGGAGTGAGTCTCTCGATTTCCAGTTTAGAGGAGGGGACTGAAGCACGCATTCAACTTGAGCCGGAAACGATGTTGAGCGGCTCAGTCGTCGACGCAGCAGGAACTCCGCTGGAAGATGTAGATGTTACACTTTGGTCAGTCTATGGTGATAAAAAAAGAAGTGAATCCAGAAGACTCTCGACCCATAAAACTGATGCTTCAGGTGAATTTCGCAGTTGGGGACTAAGCAGACATCAAAAGTATCAGGCATTGGTCAGCGTAACGCGCAATACCAATTTACCTGGATTCGCCAGCGTCAAATCTGATATGACTCAACTTACAAAACCAGTACAACGCCTGGCACCAATCAAAGTTGATTCCCAGATCTATCAAGATCCTAGTCAACCCCCGTCTTCGGCTGCGGAGATCGTGTGCCGTGACTGGATCAATTCGGACGAACTGAATCTGGATACACTCCGCGGCAAAGTCGTCTTACTGGACTTCTGGGCCACATGGTGTGGACCTTGTATGGCAGATTTGCCCAGGCTTCAATTGGCGCATGAGCTTTACGGGGAAAAAGGATTGGTGATTATTGGCCTTCACCATAATTCAGTTCCAACAGACGAAGTCAGAGAGTTCGTAAAAAAACGGGGACTGACCTTTCCCATAGGACTCGATACTTTGTCTGGTGAAACGTGCGGGAATTATAATGTGAACAGCTATCCGACGAAGATCCTGATTGGCCGTGACGGAAGAGTCGTTGCAACGCAAATCAGCACTGCCGAGTTACTGCCGATTCTTCGAAGTAATGTCCTCTATCACAACGATCAGAAATAGATTGAATGCGCGAACTTTGAATTATGCCTGAATCCGCTAAAGAGTATGAGTTCTTCATGTGTGTTTAACGTTCGTTTTCGCGGAATACTGGCGAATTAGTGGTTACCACACTGAAATTCACAGACTGATTCCCATGAACTCATCTCTGAAATCAAAGTACCGGATTGCCGTGAAATCAGAGGTTAATGATACGGCACTTTCGTACCATCTTCGCTGCGAGTTCCCCTTCGTCCCGCCGTCGCGTCAGCCTGCACCCCTGCCTGGCTGAGGTGGCGACAGGATGATGATGCTTTCAATCAGCGAACACCAACAAAAAAACGCCTGAACCCCAAGTTGGGATTCAGGCGTTTTTGATTTTCTCAAAGTGTCAATGACTGACACTAAAGTAGCGGTGGAGGGACTCGAACCCCCGACACGCGGATTATGATTCCGCTGCTCTAACCAACTGAGCTACACCGCCGGATGGTGTGGGCGTCTGTGCTGAGACAGACACTCCTATCCTAGTGGAAGTTCGGTGGGGAGAAAAGGTTTCTCCGGTGCTAACTTCCTTAGATATCTCACGTTATCGGCAAAAAAGCCGTTGAGAAGTCGCAAGATTAACAAATTATTGTTAGTACGCAAGTCAACCGCCGTTTTCATTCGAAAATGTCGCAGAAATTCGTTGATTGTGGGGCTTTTCCGGGGGCGTTATACTCGAATCTGCTCATTTGATACCCCTGAATCTCGCTCTGGAGTGCCCGCATGATGAAATCGCTCGCGTTCGGTCTGGTTCTCTCGCTCCCGTTCCTCTCGGCGGCCCCTCTCCCGGCAGCGGCACCTGCGGAAACACCCCCTGCCCTTGAGACGATCACACGGACGACCGTGTTTGAGAAAGGGGAAGCCGGCTATCACGGGTTTCGGATCCCGGCGCTGCTGGTGACACCGAAGGGAACGCTGCTGGCGTTTGCTGAGGCGCGGAAGAACAATCTGGGCGACAGCGGTGATATTGATCTGGTGCTCAAGCGGAGCAGCGACAACGGGAAGACCTGGTCTCCCCTGGCAGTGCTGTGGAATGACGGGGAGAACACCTGCGGGAATCCCTGTCCGGTGGTGGATGAGTCGACCGGACGGATCTGGCTGCCGCTGACCTGGAATCATGGCAAGGACCATGAGAAGCAGATCAAGGCGCAGGCCGGATTGGATACGCGGCGGGTCTATATGAGTTATTCCGATGATGACGGTCAGACCTGGAAGCCGCCTTACGAAGTGACCGAGACGACCAAGAAGCCGGAGTGGACCTGGTATGCAACCGGGCCGGGCAACGGGATTCAACTGACGCAGGGACCGCACAAAGGGCGGCTGGTGATTCCCTGTGATCATAATGTGACGCTGGACGGTAAGGTGGTGCGGCGGTCGCATGCGATTTACTCGGACGATCATGGCCAGACGTGGCAGTTGAGTGAACCGATCGGCGAGATGACGAATGAATGTGCGGTCGTGGAACTGGGCGACGGTCGGTTGCAGATGAATATGCGGAGCTATCACGGCAAGAACCGGCGGGCGATTGCATATTCCGACGATGGCGGGACGACCTGGTCTGAGGTGACGCTCGATCCGACGCTGATTGAGCCGGTCTGCCAGGCGAGCCTGATTCGCGTCTCGTTTCCCAAATATGGAACGCCGGGGCAGATTCTGTTCAGCAACCCTGGCAGTCAAAAACGGGAGAAGATGACGGTTCGGTTGAGCAAAGACGATGGGCAGACGTGGGTGGCGTCGCGACTGGTAACGCCGGGTTCAGCCGCGTATTCCTCTCTGGCTTTGTTGAAAAATGGTCAGGCGGGGCTGTTGTATGAGCGGGACCGTTATCAGAAAATCGAATTCGTCGCGTTTGATTTAAAACATTTTACTGCCGGACGTTAGGTTGTGGTGTGGATCTGGTTTAGAGACTGCGTCCAGACTACAGCGAATCACCGGGGCTAATGCCCTGCGGCTAATGGCTATATAAGTTAGCAGGTGTCCCCTCGCTGGGGCGCCTTACTATTTTCTGAAAGATAAAGTGACCGCCGATGGATACATTACTTGATCGTTTTCTGCGTTATGTCAAAGTGGATACCCAGTCGGACGAAACCAGTCCCTCGTTTCCGAGCACGAAGAAGCAGCTGGATCTGAGCCGGATGCTGTGTGAAGAGTGCAAGCAACTGGGGCTGGAAGATGTGACGATCAGTGAGTACGGCATCGTGATGGCGACGATTCCTGGTACGGTCGAAGGGGATGTGCCAGCCATCGGCTGGGTGGCCCACGTGGATACGTCTCCTGAATTTTCCGGGACGAATGTGAAGCCGGTTGTGCATGAGAACTATGACGGGAGCGATCTGGTGCTGCCCGGCGATACATCGCGTGTGCTGCGGGTCAGCGAGGAGCCCCGGTTGAAAGAGATGGTGGGTAAAACCGTGATCACCACCGACGGGACTACGCTACTGGGAGCCGATGATAAATCGGGCGTGGCCGTGATGATGTCGGCGGCAGCGCACCTGATGAGCGATCGCTCGATTGCCCATGGTCCGATTCGGCTCTGCTTTACCTGTGATGAAGAGATTGGCCGCGGGATTGAAAAACTGGACCTGGATGTGTTCGGCGTCTGCTGTGCTTACACATTGGACAGTGACGGCAGTGGTCGCATCGATTCCGAGACCTTCTCGGCTGATCAGGCGGTGATTACCGTGCGGGGCGTGAATACGCATCCTTCGGTCGGTAAAGGTGTGATGGTGAATGCGATTCGGATTCTGAGTGATCTGATCTCATCCTTGCCGACCGAAACACTGAGCCCGGAAACGACGGACGGCCGCGACGGGTTTATTCACCCCTATCATATTGAAGGGGGCGTGGCGGAAGCGTCGGCCCGGCTGATCCTGCGTGATTTTGAAACGGAGAAACTGGCCGAGTATGCCGGCCTGCTGGATTCACTGGCGCAGCCGCTGCGCGAGAAATATCCGCGGGCGGAAATCAAGATCGACGTGCATAAGCAGTACCGCAACATGCGGGACGGTCTGGGTAAGGAACCGCGGGCGCTGGAGAAAGCGATTGAAGCGACGCGCGCTGCGGGGCTGGAGCCGAACCTGAATATCATCCGCGGTGGAACCGATGGCAGCCTGCTGACCGAAAAGGGGCTGCCGACGCCGAACCTTTCCAGCGGTCAACACAATCCGCATTCCCCCCTGGAATGGACGACCGTGGAAGAGATGGAGAAGGCCGTTGATGTTTTAGTGCAACTTGCGATTCTCTGGGGCCAGGAACGTTGAAGTTTTTCTTGTCCAGTTGAGGATTTCTGGCAACGTCCCCGCATTTTTTTCGAAACACGCCGATCAGCTTCCGGTTATTCCGCCTGTGGAAACTGGTGAATTCAACCAGACCTTGTGCATTCTGCTGCGCCTGATGTGGCAACGAGTTAAGACGATTCGCATCTGAAGGGAATCGGGCGACGGCGTGCTGTTCTCCTGTCTGTTATTTAAGCTGTAGCGATTGTGGTGATTGTACCACATCTTCGTGAAAACGATTGTTTGACCACCGTTTTTTTGTGGCTTATGTTAAACATATCGGCAAGCTACCTGTTTAAATAATCGCTGTGCATTGACGTGTGCAGCGCTGTTTGGTGTTTCGCATTTCGTTTACTTGTGATGAGCCCTGATTGTGGTGGCCTTCAAGTACGAATTACGTGCATCGACATAGAGGGGGAACAATGTTTTCTACTACCAAGATGCGACTTCTTAAGAGAGTCTACTCGAGTTCGCTGTGTATCGTGTTACTGGGATGTCAAATGGCGGTCACTACGACTGTCTCTTATGCGGATCCCGGTCCTCTGCCCATCGTGATTCCTGTTACTCAGACCCAGGCGGTTGCCAAAGGGGAAGAGTTCGAACGGACGCGGCAGTGGATTAAGGCTATTGAGCACTATGAAGAAGCGCTCAAGGAATGGCCGGACAATGACAGCATCAAATACGGGCTGCGTCGTGCCAAGATTCATTTCGGCATTGATCGACGTTACCACGACGACAGCTTCAACAAAGTTCTGCTGGTCCAGTCCCGTCGCGAATCATTCATTCTGTATGACGAAATTTTAGCGAAGATTCAATCGCACTTCGTCGACGCGTTGAGCACAACCTCGTTTGTCGCCCATGGAACAGAAAGCCTCTACCTCGCTCTGGCCAACGATGAATTTGTGAAGGTGCATTTGAAAAACGTGCCACCAGAAAAGATTCGCAAAATGCGTCGGATTCTTCGCGAGAACTACTGGAACAAAGGCGTCAACGGTTTTCACGGTGCCCATCAGCTGATCAACGAGGTCTGTGACCTGTCGTATCAGACTCTGGGTCTGCGTGACTCAGCCGTGATTGCAGAATACACGTTCGGCGGCTGCAATGCCCTGGACGATTACAGTAGCTTCCTGACTCCCGAACGTCTGGGCGACCTGTATGA
This window harbors:
- a CDS encoding BlaI/MecI/CopY family transcriptional regulator, whose translation is MAKNSRSGHSDSQDLPEAELEVLACLWNAGALTAGEIRNQLESYRPMAHGSVLTLLNRLSEKKLVKREKSGQGKSFTYRAARGPESTHRRILQKLRQRIFGGNSVAIVASLLESHPTSPEEIEELKALIERLEQNQKLEDK
- a CDS encoding M56 family metallopeptidase codes for the protein MSVDTINSVAEAWLFIVMHMFWQSTVVALLVLVVVCWKDRISANIRYALLMLALIKFVVPPFFAMPGGIFSQWEISNGSSVEKTSSMVSVLPPERENLVVPSFESVTPGRNDLPVPVQNNPKKEVRSTTEIAESPVSIIPSSSVIQQEPTVSISPIAWLMIGSLIVTLAFLLWMAKSSFHLMRIMARCKDADGLMLEEFRELTRSMGLRRRIRLLLSPAPVTPMACGLIRPTVIVPAAMLAQLSATEQRAVFAHELAHHRRFDPAALWIQGFIRALWWFHPLVWMLHRNMQRVREQCCDDLIVVENLVTKDEYCAALVRALEWCSVRTQILQLSALQMRPLQSRITRVLNPRVRRSARLSKLAWGIAILLSAAILPGLALRSGDAVADVLATNKSEQQENDQAVIESNPDHAEIGGLILDEKGNPVEAIVYCSQVINKVVDFQSTTTDADGRFHFDDISADRCALTVVAAGKSYTGTYVTVQAGQNQRNLKLIVSRPESLVLNIQDKQGKPVAGVEFSYLNWNVKGGSRWWLQREWLDRMKIACPTSDAEGRLVIEGIPADVDCNVLVKHKDYVNGLIENVRTSKENTITLDKGVPVEIQAIEAETGEPATEATIRITGYPKSINVSNVPVDSEGKYRTRFPIMSHRVYINVRHPSLATTESARILSGTAHSKYEFKLYRRGAVRGRVLSPDNQMPCSGVQVQLISKRAIILSSYTDSEGRFEMNPPSGRFGIVVGSGNGFYGEDKNWKDVHIKPGETTELGDLKAKRLPLIRGIVLLPNGQPAVNALVMQGDQQTQSVLTDENGRFELQMEHKPWVAHIMACHLTEKLSSGVSLSISSLEEGTEARIQLEPETMLSGSVVDAAGTPLEDVDVTLWSVYGDKKRSESRRLSTHKTDASGEFRSWGLSRHQKYQALVSVTRNTNLPGFASVKSDMTQLTKPVQRLAPIKVDSQIYQDPSQPPSSAAEIVCRDWINSDELNLDTLRGKVVLLDFWATWCGPCMADLPRLQLAHELYGEKGLVIIGLHHNSVPTDEVREFVKKRGLTFPIGLDTLSGETCGNYNVNSYPTKILIGRDGRVVATQISTAELLPILRSNVLYHNDQK
- a CDS encoding phage holin family protein, which translates into the protein MLRLLASTVLYVLGNAIGIVVAAQLLPGFSIDFWSIVIVAAIFTLIVVVITPLLIKISIKNVPQMSGGVALVAILVGLIGTSMFSDGLKISGLTTWILAPLIIWVVALIAGLVLPLFLFKKTLEKVKES
- a CDS encoding WGR domain-containing protein, whose translation is MVARNWYEFHDGSSAKFWSISIDESSYTVRYGKVGSKGQTKTKSFKSPTEASAAADKVTAQKLKKGYKPSLVVDIPILGCDIPVELTDDNAPIDYSHPMFKKMPKWTPPLKAKIEKACFRHYRDMVEMIGDESLPKIAKPGEIWPHIKINSIRLDPEVPNVAVAYVVPAWDLSEHMEWAIKGTATLQYAGTFLCYPVDSYADQKGFE
- the pepT gene encoding peptidase T — translated: MDTLLDRFLRYVKVDTQSDETSPSFPSTKKQLDLSRMLCEECKQLGLEDVTISEYGIVMATIPGTVEGDVPAIGWVAHVDTSPEFSGTNVKPVVHENYDGSDLVLPGDTSRVLRVSEEPRLKEMVGKTVITTDGTTLLGADDKSGVAVMMSAAAHLMSDRSIAHGPIRLCFTCDEEIGRGIEKLDLDVFGVCCAYTLDSDGSGRIDSETFSADQAVITVRGVNTHPSVGKGVMVNAIRILSDLISSLPTETLSPETTDGRDGFIHPYHIEGGVAEASARLILRDFETEKLAEYAGLLDSLAQPLREKYPRAEIKIDVHKQYRNMRDGLGKEPRALEKAIEATRAAGLEPNLNIIRGGTDGSLLTEKGLPTPNLSSGQHNPHSPLEWTTVEEMEKAVDVLVQLAILWGQER
- a CDS encoding NPCBM/NEW2 domain-containing protein, producing the protein MQGDGTKADEHRAAAALANGRHTADVIFTAICLATDHVDDQEFLFADQSLTDWLPDFRGRMIPHPYYVKPFLVNQAMDARRQLHPLKINETRYETGYGMGTPFELDFVLAPGNVFKRFTCDVGLHPTAGKKGAVMFAVEANGKELVRTRPLRVGDEPVQLDVPLPSAEVLKLSLKTIADEGSEPSHNLAVWGQPVLKTE
- a CDS encoding sialidase family protein, with the protein product MMKSLAFGLVLSLPFLSAAPLPAAAPAETPPALETITRTTVFEKGEAGYHGFRIPALLVTPKGTLLAFAEARKNNLGDSGDIDLVLKRSSDNGKTWSPLAVLWNDGENTCGNPCPVVDESTGRIWLPLTWNHGKDHEKQIKAQAGLDTRRVYMSYSDDDGQTWKPPYEVTETTKKPEWTWYATGPGNGIQLTQGPHKGRLVIPCDHNVTLDGKVVRRSHAIYSDDHGQTWQLSEPIGEMTNECAVVELGDGRLQMNMRSYHGKNRRAIAYSDDGGTTWSEVTLDPTLIEPVCQASLIRVSFPKYGTPGQILFSNPGSQKREKMTVRLSKDDGQTWVASRLVTPGSAAYSSLALLKNGQAGLLYERDRYQKIEFVAFDLKHFTAGR